From Coffea arabica cultivar ET-39 chromosome 2e, Coffea Arabica ET-39 HiFi, whole genome shotgun sequence, the proteins below share one genomic window:
- the LOC113730708 gene encoding uncharacterized protein isoform X6 gives MMLFLLKMKETWGIASSLAQSSEKINEIACCYAKEGKLIELSIILMVAREKVMRPIVFQIRGEKSHRSMTFLQFVNSELAQAIDLECRLTGRKTKLEEELKKLCKQRKLVMMSALGLLEIFEKAGAAFQTYFWSERGNVQKEKVIKEVSVLLSEAGFNLKEDIELHDPVDSWMEVEQQNEALQDPHTSSGMLTVDEMATERGCQMQHLTRLSYVFPCGFVETHGSCGGRPNDMRNFLFTRYPRECFNLPSGAQSFRAFWTSKDSKASYCTGFPKALEVQGGAVRGVVNSLVQKFPASKRFASVALAVIRHAA, from the exons ATGATGCTTTTCCTTCTGAAAATG AAAGAAACTTGGGGGATTGCTAGCTCACTTGCACAGAGCTCAGAGAAAATAAATGAGATTGCTTGCTGCTATGCCAAGGAGGGTAAACTGATTGAGTTATCTATTATACTAATGGTGGCAAGGGAGAAGGTCATGCGCCCAATTGTCTTTCAGATTAGGGGCGAGAAATCTCATAGGTCCATGACATTTCTACAGTTCGTCAATAGTGAATTGGCCCAAGCAATTGATCTGGAGTGCAGATTAACTGGAAGAAAGACAAAGCTAGAAGAAGAGCTGAAAAAGCTATGCAAACAAAGGAAGTTGGTTATGATGTCTGCTCTTGGGCTGCTAGAAATTTTTGAGAAGGCTGGTGCTGCCTTTCAAACATACTTTTGGTCAGAGAGAGGAAAT GTGCAAAAGGAAAAAGTTATTAAAGAGGTCTCCGTGCTGCTATCAGAAGCTGGTTTCAACTTAAAAGAAGACATTGAACTGCATGATCCAGTTGACAG TTGGATGGAGGTTGAACAACAGAATGAGGCACTACAAGATCCACACACGAGTTCCGGTATGTTAACAGTTGATG AAATGGCTACAGAAAGAGGATGTCAAATGCAACACCTTACAAGGCTGTCTTATGTGTTTCCGTGTGGTTTTGTTGAGACACAT GGTTCATGTGGTGGTAGGCCCAATGACATGAGGAACTTTCTTTTCACACGATATCCAAGGGAGTGCTTTAATTTGCCATCTGGTGCCCAGTCTTTTCGTGCATTTTGGACATCAAAAGACAGTAAAGCCAGCTATTGTACTGGCTTTCCAAAAGCATTGGAGGTTCAAGGCGGTGCTGTGAGAGGAGTTGTCAATTCGCTCGTGCAGAAATTTCCAGCCAGCAAGCGTTTTGCCTCCGTTGCATTAGCAGTCATTAGACATGCTGCCTGA
- the LOC113730708 gene encoding uncharacterized protein isoform X2 has translation MSASSHAEESLPGLHSYSQSGIPELDSFETMPNFGWDETDPEHQKLLPMRTVIEKLSSAASVWQWKPSESIFKLVMMLFLLKMKETWGIASSLAQSSEKINEIACCYAKEGKLIELSIILMVAREKVMRPIVFQIRGEKSHRSMTFLQFVNSELAQAIDLECRLTGRKTKLEEELKKLCKQRKLVMMSALGLLEIFEKAGAAFQTYFWSERGNVQKEKVIKEVSVLLSEAGFNLKEDIELHDPVDSWMEVEQQNEALQDPHTSSEMATERGCQMQHLTRLSYVFPCGFVETHGSCGGRPNDMRNFLFTRYPRECFNLPSGAQSFRAFWTSKDSKASYCTGFPKALEVQGGAVRGVVNSLVQKFPASKRFASVALAVIRHAA, from the exons CCTAATTTTGGGTGGGATGAAACTGATCCTGAGCATCAGAAGCTGCTTCCGATGCGCACTGTAATTGAAAAGTTAAG ttCTGCTGCAAGTGTATGGCAATGGAAACCAAGCGAATCCATATTTAAGTTGGTTATGATGCTTTTCCTTCTGAAAATG AAAGAAACTTGGGGGATTGCTAGCTCACTTGCACAGAGCTCAGAGAAAATAAATGAGATTGCTTGCTGCTATGCCAAGGAGGGTAAACTGATTGAGTTATCTATTATACTAATGGTGGCAAGGGAGAAGGTCATGCGCCCAATTGTCTTTCAGATTAGGGGCGAGAAATCTCATAGGTCCATGACATTTCTACAGTTCGTCAATAGTGAATTGGCCCAAGCAATTGATCTGGAGTGCAGATTAACTGGAAGAAAGACAAAGCTAGAAGAAGAGCTGAAAAAGCTATGCAAACAAAGGAAGTTGGTTATGATGTCTGCTCTTGGGCTGCTAGAAATTTTTGAGAAGGCTGGTGCTGCCTTTCAAACATACTTTTGGTCAGAGAGAGGAAAT GTGCAAAAGGAAAAAGTTATTAAAGAGGTCTCCGTGCTGCTATCAGAAGCTGGTTTCAACTTAAAAGAAGACATTGAACTGCATGATCCAGTTGACAG TTGGATGGAGGTTGAACAACAGAATGAGGCACTACAAGATCCACACACGAGTTCCG AAATGGCTACAGAAAGAGGATGTCAAATGCAACACCTTACAAGGCTGTCTTATGTGTTTCCGTGTGGTTTTGTTGAGACACAT GGTTCATGTGGTGGTAGGCCCAATGACATGAGGAACTTTCTTTTCACACGATATCCAAGGGAGTGCTTTAATTTGCCATCTGGTGCCCAGTCTTTTCGTGCATTTTGGACATCAAAAGACAGTAAAGCCAGCTATTGTACTGGCTTTCCAAAAGCATTGGAGGTTCAAGGCGGTGCTGTGAGAGGAGTTGTCAATTCGCTCGTGCAGAAATTTCCAGCCAGCAAGCGTTTTGCCTCCGTTGCATTAGCAGTCATTAGACATGCTGCCTGA
- the LOC113730708 gene encoding uncharacterized protein isoform X1, with translation MSASSHAEESLPGLHSYSQSGIPELDSFETMPNFGWDETDPEHQKLLPMRTVIEKLSSAASVWQWKPSESIFKLVMMLFLLKMKETWGIASSLAQSSEKINEIACCYAKEGKLIELSIILMVAREKVMRPIVFQIRGEKSHRSMTFLQFVNSELAQAIDLECRLTGRKTKLEEELKKLCKQRKLVMMSALGLLEIFEKAGAAFQTYFWSERGNVQKEKVIKEVSVLLSEAGFNLKEDIELHDPVDSWMEVEQQNEALQDPHTSSGMLTVDEMATERGCQMQHLTRLSYVFPCGFVETHGSCGGRPNDMRNFLFTRYPRECFNLPSGAQSFRAFWTSKDSKASYCTGFPKALEVQGGAVRGVVNSLVQKFPASKRFASVALAVIRHAA, from the exons CCTAATTTTGGGTGGGATGAAACTGATCCTGAGCATCAGAAGCTGCTTCCGATGCGCACTGTAATTGAAAAGTTAAG ttCTGCTGCAAGTGTATGGCAATGGAAACCAAGCGAATCCATATTTAAGTTGGTTATGATGCTTTTCCTTCTGAAAATG AAAGAAACTTGGGGGATTGCTAGCTCACTTGCACAGAGCTCAGAGAAAATAAATGAGATTGCTTGCTGCTATGCCAAGGAGGGTAAACTGATTGAGTTATCTATTATACTAATGGTGGCAAGGGAGAAGGTCATGCGCCCAATTGTCTTTCAGATTAGGGGCGAGAAATCTCATAGGTCCATGACATTTCTACAGTTCGTCAATAGTGAATTGGCCCAAGCAATTGATCTGGAGTGCAGATTAACTGGAAGAAAGACAAAGCTAGAAGAAGAGCTGAAAAAGCTATGCAAACAAAGGAAGTTGGTTATGATGTCTGCTCTTGGGCTGCTAGAAATTTTTGAGAAGGCTGGTGCTGCCTTTCAAACATACTTTTGGTCAGAGAGAGGAAAT GTGCAAAAGGAAAAAGTTATTAAAGAGGTCTCCGTGCTGCTATCAGAAGCTGGTTTCAACTTAAAAGAAGACATTGAACTGCATGATCCAGTTGACAG TTGGATGGAGGTTGAACAACAGAATGAGGCACTACAAGATCCACACACGAGTTCCGGTATGTTAACAGTTGATG AAATGGCTACAGAAAGAGGATGTCAAATGCAACACCTTACAAGGCTGTCTTATGTGTTTCCGTGTGGTTTTGTTGAGACACAT GGTTCATGTGGTGGTAGGCCCAATGACATGAGGAACTTTCTTTTCACACGATATCCAAGGGAGTGCTTTAATTTGCCATCTGGTGCCCAGTCTTTTCGTGCATTTTGGACATCAAAAGACAGTAAAGCCAGCTATTGTACTGGCTTTCCAAAAGCATTGGAGGTTCAAGGCGGTGCTGTGAGAGGAGTTGTCAATTCGCTCGTGCAGAAATTTCCAGCCAGCAAGCGTTTTGCCTCCGTTGCATTAGCAGTCATTAGACATGCTGCCTGA
- the LOC113730708 gene encoding uncharacterized protein isoform X5, which translates to MRTVIEKLSSAASVWQWKPSESIFKLVMMLFLLKMKETWGIASSLAQSSEKINEIACCYAKEGKLIELSIILMVAREKVMRPIVFQIRGEKSHRSMTFLQFVNSELAQAIDLECRLTGRKTKLEEELKKLCKQRKLVMMSALGLLEIFEKAGAAFQTYFWSERGNVQKEKVIKEVSVLLSEAGFNLKEDIELHDPVDSWMEVEQQNEALQDPHTSSGMLTVDEMATERGCQMQHLTRLSYVFPCGFVETHGSCGGRPNDMRNFLFTRYPRECFNLPSGAQSFRAFWTSKDSKASYCTGFPKALEVQGGAVRGVVNSLVQKFPASKRFASVALAVIRHAA; encoded by the exons ATGCGCACTGTAATTGAAAAGTTAAG ttCTGCTGCAAGTGTATGGCAATGGAAACCAAGCGAATCCATATTTAAGTTGGTTATGATGCTTTTCCTTCTGAAAATG AAAGAAACTTGGGGGATTGCTAGCTCACTTGCACAGAGCTCAGAGAAAATAAATGAGATTGCTTGCTGCTATGCCAAGGAGGGTAAACTGATTGAGTTATCTATTATACTAATGGTGGCAAGGGAGAAGGTCATGCGCCCAATTGTCTTTCAGATTAGGGGCGAGAAATCTCATAGGTCCATGACATTTCTACAGTTCGTCAATAGTGAATTGGCCCAAGCAATTGATCTGGAGTGCAGATTAACTGGAAGAAAGACAAAGCTAGAAGAAGAGCTGAAAAAGCTATGCAAACAAAGGAAGTTGGTTATGATGTCTGCTCTTGGGCTGCTAGAAATTTTTGAGAAGGCTGGTGCTGCCTTTCAAACATACTTTTGGTCAGAGAGAGGAAAT GTGCAAAAGGAAAAAGTTATTAAAGAGGTCTCCGTGCTGCTATCAGAAGCTGGTTTCAACTTAAAAGAAGACATTGAACTGCATGATCCAGTTGACAG TTGGATGGAGGTTGAACAACAGAATGAGGCACTACAAGATCCACACACGAGTTCCGGTATGTTAACAGTTGATG AAATGGCTACAGAAAGAGGATGTCAAATGCAACACCTTACAAGGCTGTCTTATGTGTTTCCGTGTGGTTTTGTTGAGACACAT GGTTCATGTGGTGGTAGGCCCAATGACATGAGGAACTTTCTTTTCACACGATATCCAAGGGAGTGCTTTAATTTGCCATCTGGTGCCCAGTCTTTTCGTGCATTTTGGACATCAAAAGACAGTAAAGCCAGCTATTGTACTGGCTTTCCAAAAGCATTGGAGGTTCAAGGCGGTGCTGTGAGAGGAGTTGTCAATTCGCTCGTGCAGAAATTTCCAGCCAGCAAGCGTTTTGCCTCCGTTGCATTAGCAGTCATTAGACATGCTGCCTGA
- the LOC113730708 gene encoding uncharacterized protein isoform X3 codes for MPNFGWDETDPEHQKLLPMRTVIEKLSSAASVWQWKPSESIFKLVMMLFLLKMKETWGIASSLAQSSEKINEIACCYAKEGKLIELSIILMVAREKVMRPIVFQIRGEKSHRSMTFLQFVNSELAQAIDLECRLTGRKTKLEEELKKLCKQRKLVMMSALGLLEIFEKAGAAFQTYFWSERGNVQKEKVIKEVSVLLSEAGFNLKEDIELHDPVDSWMEVEQQNEALQDPHTSSGMLTVDEMATERGCQMQHLTRLSYVFPCGFVETHGSCGGRPNDMRNFLFTRYPRECFNLPSGAQSFRAFWTSKDSKASYCTGFPKALEVQGGAVRGVVNSLVQKFPASKRFASVALAVIRHAA; via the exons CCTAATTTTGGGTGGGATGAAACTGATCCTGAGCATCAGAAGCTGCTTCCGATGCGCACTGTAATTGAAAAGTTAAG ttCTGCTGCAAGTGTATGGCAATGGAAACCAAGCGAATCCATATTTAAGTTGGTTATGATGCTTTTCCTTCTGAAAATG AAAGAAACTTGGGGGATTGCTAGCTCACTTGCACAGAGCTCAGAGAAAATAAATGAGATTGCTTGCTGCTATGCCAAGGAGGGTAAACTGATTGAGTTATCTATTATACTAATGGTGGCAAGGGAGAAGGTCATGCGCCCAATTGTCTTTCAGATTAGGGGCGAGAAATCTCATAGGTCCATGACATTTCTACAGTTCGTCAATAGTGAATTGGCCCAAGCAATTGATCTGGAGTGCAGATTAACTGGAAGAAAGACAAAGCTAGAAGAAGAGCTGAAAAAGCTATGCAAACAAAGGAAGTTGGTTATGATGTCTGCTCTTGGGCTGCTAGAAATTTTTGAGAAGGCTGGTGCTGCCTTTCAAACATACTTTTGGTCAGAGAGAGGAAAT GTGCAAAAGGAAAAAGTTATTAAAGAGGTCTCCGTGCTGCTATCAGAAGCTGGTTTCAACTTAAAAGAAGACATTGAACTGCATGATCCAGTTGACAG TTGGATGGAGGTTGAACAACAGAATGAGGCACTACAAGATCCACACACGAGTTCCGGTATGTTAACAGTTGATG AAATGGCTACAGAAAGAGGATGTCAAATGCAACACCTTACAAGGCTGTCTTATGTGTTTCCGTGTGGTTTTGTTGAGACACAT GGTTCATGTGGTGGTAGGCCCAATGACATGAGGAACTTTCTTTTCACACGATATCCAAGGGAGTGCTTTAATTTGCCATCTGGTGCCCAGTCTTTTCGTGCATTTTGGACATCAAAAGACAGTAAAGCCAGCTATTGTACTGGCTTTCCAAAAGCATTGGAGGTTCAAGGCGGTGCTGTGAGAGGAGTTGTCAATTCGCTCGTGCAGAAATTTCCAGCCAGCAAGCGTTTTGCCTCCGTTGCATTAGCAGTCATTAGACATGCTGCCTGA
- the LOC113730708 gene encoding uncharacterized protein isoform X4 encodes MPNFGWDETDPEHQKLLPMRTVIEKLSSAASVWQWKPSESIFKLVMMLFLLKMKETWGIASSLAQSSEKINEIACCYAKEGKLIELSIILMVAREKVMRPIVFQIRGEKSHRSMTFLQFVNSELAQAIDLECRLTGRKTKLEEELKKLCKQRKLVMMSALGLLEIFEKAGAAFQTYFWSERGNVQKEKVIKEVSVLLSEAGFNLKEDIELHDPVDSWMEVEQQNEALQDPHTSSEMATERGCQMQHLTRLSYVFPCGFVETHGSCGGRPNDMRNFLFTRYPRECFNLPSGAQSFRAFWTSKDSKASYCTGFPKALEVQGGAVRGVVNSLVQKFPASKRFASVALAVIRHAA; translated from the exons CCTAATTTTGGGTGGGATGAAACTGATCCTGAGCATCAGAAGCTGCTTCCGATGCGCACTGTAATTGAAAAGTTAAG ttCTGCTGCAAGTGTATGGCAATGGAAACCAAGCGAATCCATATTTAAGTTGGTTATGATGCTTTTCCTTCTGAAAATG AAAGAAACTTGGGGGATTGCTAGCTCACTTGCACAGAGCTCAGAGAAAATAAATGAGATTGCTTGCTGCTATGCCAAGGAGGGTAAACTGATTGAGTTATCTATTATACTAATGGTGGCAAGGGAGAAGGTCATGCGCCCAATTGTCTTTCAGATTAGGGGCGAGAAATCTCATAGGTCCATGACATTTCTACAGTTCGTCAATAGTGAATTGGCCCAAGCAATTGATCTGGAGTGCAGATTAACTGGAAGAAAGACAAAGCTAGAAGAAGAGCTGAAAAAGCTATGCAAACAAAGGAAGTTGGTTATGATGTCTGCTCTTGGGCTGCTAGAAATTTTTGAGAAGGCTGGTGCTGCCTTTCAAACATACTTTTGGTCAGAGAGAGGAAAT GTGCAAAAGGAAAAAGTTATTAAAGAGGTCTCCGTGCTGCTATCAGAAGCTGGTTTCAACTTAAAAGAAGACATTGAACTGCATGATCCAGTTGACAG TTGGATGGAGGTTGAACAACAGAATGAGGCACTACAAGATCCACACACGAGTTCCG AAATGGCTACAGAAAGAGGATGTCAAATGCAACACCTTACAAGGCTGTCTTATGTGTTTCCGTGTGGTTTTGTTGAGACACAT GGTTCATGTGGTGGTAGGCCCAATGACATGAGGAACTTTCTTTTCACACGATATCCAAGGGAGTGCTTTAATTTGCCATCTGGTGCCCAGTCTTTTCGTGCATTTTGGACATCAAAAGACAGTAAAGCCAGCTATTGTACTGGCTTTCCAAAAGCATTGGAGGTTCAAGGCGGTGCTGTGAGAGGAGTTGTCAATTCGCTCGTGCAGAAATTTCCAGCCAGCAAGCGTTTTGCCTCCGTTGCATTAGCAGTCATTAGACATGCTGCCTGA